Below is a window of Phoenix dactylifera cultivar Barhee BC4 chromosome 7, palm_55x_up_171113_PBpolish2nd_filt_p, whole genome shotgun sequence DNA.
GtcattgatatttttgattttacaCTTACACCATGCACAAAATACTTGATTAACCTAAGATGGAACAAAACAACTTCCACATATAATTTATCCACATTACACGCACTACatatgattgcatcattgataTAACGAACATGAGCACATGAACAACTGCAATCTTGGAACAATGACTTATACCAGTGACTAAAGAACTCAGAAACGTGGATTTCACCAACCTGCCTCTGCTGCTCACTCATAAAAGGCCCGGTCAAGTCCCGCATAACACACAGTATATCATTGAATGAAACCTTCCCATCGCCGTCCAAATCATAGACCCTGAATATAACTACAAAAATGAAATCATGTAGCGGCCATTACAGTGGAGACCATAACAGAAAATAAGAACAAGAATAAGAATCTTTTAAGTTCCTTTCTAGAAAGGGGGAAGGAAAAGAGACAGAGGGAATTGCAATAATTACATTCGATCTTCTGTTGCAGAGTCGTGCGAGAACTGAACGCAGACAAAAATGCAACAAAATCCTTAAAATTCAAACCATCCAGCATCCTCAATAGCCTCTGAAATAAGCAACAAACTCACCTCGTAACAATCAAACCCAACGAAaaaggttcaaaaaaaaaaaaatcaaacttttTTTCTATAAGAAACAAAGAATAGCGAACCTGAGAGAGAGGGTTGACTGCAAACTCTGGCACAGACAAGAACTCGTCGGCAGAGATAAATCCCCCACTGTTGCGATCAAGCTGGCAGAACCTGTGGTACAGGGAGACGATCTCTTGCTGCGAAActgaaattttaaatctttttaagaataagaagaaggTTTCAGAAAATGACAGCATTATAACCCAATCAAAACCCTGATTTGGACGA
It encodes the following:
- the LOC103710449 gene encoding calcineurin subunit B-like, producing MGNTSSMLTQYDIEELQEHCNHAFSQQEIVSLYHRFCQLDRNSGGFISADEFLSVPEFAVNPLSQRLLRMLDGLNFKDFVAFLSAFSSRTTLQQKIEFIFRVYDLDGDGKVSFNDILCVMRDLTGPFMSEQQRQKVLNHVLEEAGYTRDSSLVLSDFIKILGDSDLKMEVEVPID